A genomic region of Marinobacter sp. NP-4(2019) contains the following coding sequences:
- a CDS encoding LysR family transcriptional regulator — translation MMTVKQLRAFLAVARTKSFAEASHLVHLSQPALSLAIKKLEESLGGALLIRTTRVVTLTPEGQALFEKGQRLLADWDNTEDELEQRFSLQRGKVAVAAMPSFAGTLLPRALYEYRELYPNIRVEVHDVIAERVVEMVRESKIEVGITFDPGASEDLKFTPLFDDEFIAVLPASHPGAGQLAMSWSSLLESDFIALQRPSQLRARMETELGECGLKLDVAFEAHQLATVGRMVSQGLGVAAVPSLCRQQMEEMGASCVKLVDPVISRRVGVLARYRGTLSAAAQGLVNVMRARLGEDT, via the coding sequence GAAGCGAGCCATCTGGTTCATTTATCTCAGCCCGCTCTGAGTCTGGCGATCAAGAAACTGGAAGAATCATTGGGAGGTGCACTGCTGATTCGTACCACTCGGGTTGTCACTTTGACTCCGGAAGGCCAGGCGTTGTTTGAGAAAGGCCAGCGGTTGCTCGCAGACTGGGACAACACCGAGGATGAACTCGAGCAACGATTTTCATTGCAGAGGGGGAAAGTTGCTGTGGCTGCTATGCCGTCTTTTGCCGGAACCCTGCTTCCCAGAGCCCTTTATGAATATCGCGAGCTCTACCCCAACATCCGGGTTGAAGTACATGATGTTATTGCGGAGCGCGTAGTGGAAATGGTGCGTGAATCAAAGATTGAAGTGGGGATAACCTTTGATCCCGGAGCGTCCGAAGATTTGAAATTCACCCCGCTTTTTGACGATGAATTCATTGCGGTTTTGCCTGCCAGTCATCCGGGGGCTGGGCAATTGGCGATGTCCTGGAGTAGTCTGCTGGAGTCCGATTTCATTGCATTGCAAAGACCATCGCAACTTCGTGCACGAATGGAAACAGAGCTGGGGGAGTGTGGTCTGAAGCTTGATGTCGCTTTTGAGGCGCATCAGTTGGCGACCGTTGGTCGCATGGTATCTCAAGGGCTTGGCGTGGCGGCTGTGCCCTCTTTATGCCGTCAGCAGATGGAAGAGATGGGGGCCAGTTGCGTCAAACTCGTAGACCCGGTTATATCCCGTCGCGTGGGCGTCCTTGCCCGATACCGGGGTACCTTATCCGCAGCAGCTCAGGGATTGGTCAACGTAATGAGGGCAAGGCTTGGAGAAGATACGTAG
- a CDS encoding ABC transporter ATP-binding protein — MIDIRHITAYQQATKAIQGVSLTIEDGERVAILGPNGSGKSTLLKVLSRDIYPVDTPDSYVRVFDKETVIWEFKSKIGIVSQDLQEDYTPYTTALDVVTSGFFGAIGAHDHLQPTSKHRQLAEEMLDRVGMAPLAQRMFQRLSTGQKRRLLIARALVNHPKALILDEPSAGLDIGASTLLLNLLRQYCSGNHSIIIATHHIDEIIPEIERVVLLKEGRVVADGPKEAILTGSNLSELYMTDLEVSERGGWYRCWQQ, encoded by the coding sequence ATGATAGATATCCGCCATATTACCGCCTACCAGCAAGCTACCAAGGCGATTCAGGGCGTCTCCCTAACAATTGAGGATGGTGAACGGGTGGCTATTCTGGGTCCTAACGGATCTGGCAAGAGCACCCTGCTGAAGGTGCTTTCACGGGATATCTATCCGGTGGATACCCCCGATAGTTACGTCAGGGTATTCGACAAAGAAACCGTCATATGGGAGTTCAAATCAAAAATCGGGATCGTCTCTCAGGATCTGCAGGAGGATTACACTCCATACACGACCGCGCTTGACGTGGTTACCTCGGGCTTCTTTGGAGCTATCGGGGCCCACGATCACCTGCAACCCACAAGCAAACACAGGCAGCTCGCTGAAGAAATGTTGGACAGGGTAGGAATGGCTCCGTTGGCGCAGCGTATGTTTCAGCGCTTGTCCACTGGTCAGAAACGCCGCCTGTTGATTGCTCGTGCCCTGGTTAACCATCCAAAGGCTTTGATCCTGGACGAACCCTCGGCGGGGCTGGATATTGGCGCAAGCACGTTATTACTCAATTTATTGCGCCAATATTGCTCCGGCAACCACTCCATCATTATCGCCACACACCATATTGATGAAATCATTCCTGAGATAGAACGAGTCGTCCTGCTAAAAGAAGGACGTGTAGTGGCCGATGGTCCCAAGGAAGCAATCCTGACAGGTTCAAACCTGTCAGAGCTCTATATGACAGACCTGGAGGTGAGTGAAAGGGGCGGCTGGTATCGTTGTTGGCAGCAATGA
- a CDS encoding fumarylacetoacetate hydrolase family protein encodes MRYLRFIHNGKPVLGVRTETGVHIVGERDLESLLADGIDLASFGHGAVRFGEEVVVPEDAYLTLMQRPTKVICVGLNYSEHIDESPYDRPDYPTLFPRFNSSLTAHGKPIVVPRISDSLDYEGEMAVVLKSGGRHISREDALNCVAGYSVFNEASVREYQFKSPQWTVGKNFDDTGAFGPELVTPDELPAGGKGLLLETKVNGEVVQSASTDTMIFDVATLISTISEAITLEAGDVIVSGTPSGVGFGMDPKRYLKHGDIVEVSIEGIGTLRNKVVDELK; translated from the coding sequence ATGAGATACCTGAGATTTATTCATAATGGTAAGCCAGTGCTGGGAGTCAGGACCGAAACCGGCGTACACATCGTGGGTGAGCGCGATCTTGAATCGCTGCTGGCGGACGGGATTGATCTGGCATCTTTCGGCCATGGAGCTGTCCGGTTTGGAGAAGAAGTGGTTGTTCCGGAAGACGCCTATCTGACGTTAATGCAGCGCCCGACAAAAGTGATATGCGTTGGCCTCAACTATTCAGAACACATCGATGAGTCCCCTTATGATCGGCCGGATTACCCAACGCTGTTTCCGCGTTTCAATTCCAGCCTGACCGCTCACGGGAAGCCGATCGTTGTACCTCGAATCTCTGATTCACTCGATTACGAGGGAGAAATGGCGGTGGTACTCAAGAGCGGTGGTCGCCACATCTCCAGGGAAGATGCACTCAATTGCGTAGCCGGGTATTCCGTCTTTAACGAAGCGTCAGTGCGGGAGTATCAGTTCAAATCGCCACAGTGGACGGTTGGCAAGAACTTCGATGATACCGGCGCATTTGGCCCGGAATTGGTGACTCCTGACGAGCTCCCCGCAGGCGGGAAAGGGCTGCTTCTCGAGACGAAGGTCAATGGTGAAGTGGTTCAGTCAGCCAGCACCGACACCATGATTTTTGATGTGGCCACATTGATCTCCACTATCAGCGAAGCAATAACCCTCGAAGCAGGGGACGTGATAGTGAGCGGTACTCCCTCAGGGGTCGGATTCGGCATGGATCCCAAACGCTATCTCAAGCATGGCGACATTGTAGAGGTGAGTATCGAAGGTATAGGCACGCTTCGTAACAAGGTTGTGGATGAGCTGAAGTAG
- a CDS encoding FAD-dependent monooxygenase produces MNKIQTKVLIVGAGPAGLATSLALSRYGISHVLVSKYPGTANSPRAHITNQGSMEVFRSLGVEEEVCKVATRSDWMANNVWSTGFSGQEIARLRTWGQGPERKSDYDAASPTSMCNIGQHELEPVLLRVIDSLGIAERKFYHELVSFEQDSNEVVAELRCRETGDLVEVHADYMIGADGGRSMIVENLGLEMLGAMGLGHAANIWLEADLSHLVAHRPGVLYWMMTPGNEYWVGGGTFINVKPWNEWIMLFMYDQERGEPDFSDEALIDRARKLIGDPDVQIKIKAKSKWTINHCVATNYSKGRVHCMGDAVHRHPPANGLGSNTCVQDGFNIAWKLKYVIEGKAGPGLLDSYSEERQPVGKQVVDRAINSVHNMAALNEALNFREGQTRAEGQRELDITFSDTPVGAERRKQLKAAVELQNYQFNCHGVELGQRYKSRAMVSDGTPEPQYRRDPELYYQPTTWPGARLPHAWLERDKEVVSTHDVTGQGQFVLLTGIGGDDWATEVERINAETGLDIKVVRIGHGLDYEDIYGDWMRLREINDDGCVLVRPDHFVAWRSVYKSDDNVRKLDGVIRSVLDLR; encoded by the coding sequence ATGAATAAAATTCAAACAAAAGTTTTAATTGTAGGGGCCGGGCCTGCCGGCCTTGCCACGTCTTTGGCTCTCTCCCGGTATGGTATCTCCCATGTCCTTGTTTCAAAGTATCCGGGGACTGCCAACTCCCCCAGAGCACATATTACCAACCAGGGTTCCATGGAGGTCTTCAGGAGCCTGGGTGTTGAAGAAGAAGTCTGTAAAGTGGCCACTCGTTCAGACTGGATGGCTAACAATGTCTGGAGTACCGGGTTCAGCGGTCAGGAGATTGCAAGGCTACGGACCTGGGGGCAAGGCCCGGAACGAAAATCCGACTATGATGCGGCCAGCCCCACTTCAATGTGCAACATCGGGCAGCACGAACTTGAGCCGGTTCTCCTGCGGGTTATTGATTCTTTGGGCATCGCGGAGCGCAAGTTTTATCACGAACTGGTGAGTTTTGAGCAAGATAGCAATGAAGTCGTTGCCGAACTGCGCTGTCGTGAAACGGGCGATCTGGTTGAAGTGCATGCTGACTACATGATTGGGGCCGACGGCGGCCGAAGTATGATCGTGGAGAACCTCGGTCTTGAGATGCTTGGTGCCATGGGGCTGGGGCATGCCGCAAATATCTGGCTGGAAGCCGACCTGAGTCATTTGGTTGCCCACCGACCTGGGGTGCTTTACTGGATGATGACGCCTGGTAACGAGTACTGGGTGGGAGGCGGCACCTTCATTAACGTGAAGCCCTGGAACGAGTGGATCATGCTGTTTATGTATGATCAGGAGAGGGGCGAGCCGGATTTCAGTGACGAAGCGTTGATTGACCGGGCCCGGAAACTGATCGGCGATCCCGATGTCCAGATTAAAATCAAAGCCAAGAGTAAGTGGACCATAAACCATTGTGTGGCCACCAACTACAGCAAAGGGCGGGTGCACTGTATGGGGGATGCCGTACACCGTCATCCGCCAGCTAATGGCCTCGGCTCGAATACGTGTGTGCAGGATGGTTTCAATATCGCCTGGAAACTGAAATATGTCATTGAAGGCAAGGCAGGACCGGGTCTTCTTGATTCCTACAGTGAGGAGCGTCAACCAGTTGGAAAGCAGGTGGTGGATCGTGCCATCAACAGTGTCCACAACATGGCGGCGTTGAACGAAGCCCTGAACTTCAGGGAAGGTCAGACTCGGGCCGAAGGGCAAAGAGAGCTGGATATTACGTTCAGTGATACGCCGGTGGGGGCTGAGCGCAGAAAGCAGTTAAAGGCTGCCGTAGAACTCCAGAACTATCAATTCAACTGTCATGGGGTTGAGCTCGGCCAGCGTTACAAAAGCAGGGCTATGGTTTCCGATGGAACCCCTGAGCCCCAGTACAGGCGCGATCCTGAATTGTATTACCAGCCGACAACCTGGCCTGGCGCCCGGCTGCCACACGCGTGGCTGGAGCGGGACAAGGAAGTTGTTTCGACTCATGATGTGACCGGTCAGGGGCAGTTTGTGCTTTTGACAGGCATTGGGGGCGATGACTGGGCAACTGAAGTCGAGCGGATTAATGCCGAGACAGGGCTTGATATCAAAGTGGTCAGGATCGGTCATGGGCTTGATTACGAAGATATTTACGGCGACTGGATGAGACTTCGCGAGATTAATGATGATGGCTGTGTGCTTGTCCGTCCGGATCATTTTGTCGCGTGGCGATCGGTTTATAAAAGCGATGACAATGTCAGGAAACTGGACGGTGTAATCCGATCCGTTCTTGACCTCAGATAA
- a CDS encoding VOC family protein — translation MVTHNRPEVAVHSIDHFSQIVPDLGVARDFYSEFGLDVSEEDGRLRLRTQGDNHPWGYIYEGKRKKTNYICYGVFERDIEALKNKVTGAGITLKDPPAQCPVQNAFWFCDPDGNTVGVRVAEKVTPNAKARHVYKSAPEGQCGALNRRNAPKVRPSRLSHILIFVSDVERSIEFYHQTLGLRLSDVAEDAVAFMHAPHGADHHTLAFAKSDGIGIHHTSWDVSSIDEVGLGAMQMKNAGWQEGWGVGRHVLGSNYFYYVRDPWKSYCEYSFDIDYIPAGSDWKAGHHHGEDSLYLWGEDVPAEFVKCYEFREE, via the coding sequence ATGGTTACTCATAATCGACCCGAGGTTGCCGTTCACTCGATTGATCATTTCTCTCAGATTGTTCCTGATCTAGGAGTCGCACGAGATTTCTACTCCGAGTTTGGGCTGGATGTGTCCGAGGAAGACGGCCGCCTCAGATTGCGGACTCAAGGGGATAATCACCCGTGGGGATATATTTACGAAGGGAAGAGAAAGAAAACAAACTATATCTGTTATGGGGTATTTGAGAGGGATATTGAGGCATTAAAGAATAAGGTGACTGGTGCCGGGATCACGTTGAAGGATCCGCCCGCACAGTGCCCCGTTCAGAATGCTTTTTGGTTCTGTGATCCGGATGGAAATACGGTCGGTGTCAGGGTCGCGGAGAAAGTGACGCCGAACGCTAAGGCACGCCATGTGTATAAGTCGGCGCCCGAAGGTCAGTGCGGCGCCCTGAATCGCAGGAATGCACCGAAAGTCAGGCCATCCCGTCTTTCCCACATTCTGATATTCGTCTCTGATGTGGAGCGATCCATTGAGTTCTACCACCAGACCCTTGGGCTGCGTTTATCCGATGTTGCCGAAGACGCAGTGGCGTTCATGCATGCGCCTCATGGCGCGGACCATCATACTCTGGCTTTCGCAAAATCTGATGGTATCGGGATTCACCACACAAGCTGGGACGTGAGCAGTATCGATGAAGTCGGACTTGGGGCCATGCAGATGAAAAATGCTGGCTGGCAAGAAGGGTGGGGCGTTGGTCGTCACGTCCTGGGATCCAATTACTTCTACTATGTCAGAGATCCCTGGAAGAGTTACTGCGAGTATTCATTTGATATCGATTACATTCCGGCTGGATCAGACTGGAAGGCCGGGCACCATCACGGGGAGGATTCCCTTTACCTGTGGGGTGAAGACGTGCCTGCCGAATTTGTGAAGTGTTATGAGTTCAGGGAGGAATGA